DNA from Syntrophorhabdaceae bacterium:
CATATCCGCCACTACAGGTAAAGAGGCCATAGAACTCGTAAAACATGAAAAGATAGAAATTGCCATACTTGATGTAAAACTCCCTGATATTAATGGTGTTGCACTCTTAGATGCCATAAAGAAAGAAAATCCTACCATTGCTGTTATCATGATGACAGGTTACAGTACTCATAAGGACATTATAGATGCCATGAGAAAAGGCGCATCTGATTTTCTCCTCAAGCCATTTGAATATGATAACCTCATAATGGTCATGATAAGGGCATTAAGGGAAAGAACACTTTTGATAGAGAAGGAAAGTCTATTTAAAAATCTGGAAGACAAGAAAAAGATAGAACTTTTGAATAGAGAACTGCAGGCCAAGATCCAGGAACTAACAACCATGTATAATATCTCTAATCAATTTAATAAATTAAACCTCTATGATGATGTCTATGAAAGGATGGTCAACATTGCATATGATGTAACTGGGGCAAGTCTATGCAGATTCTATATATATGATGATAACAATAAGGAGACGATCCTATTTAAAGAAAAAAGGGATATGGAAGAAGACTCTGGGGATGACAAAATACTCTTCACAACAGATTTGGCTTGGGTTTATAATAACCCCAAAAGATGCTTAGTAAAAGACGATGCCTTACTTATCCCTGTTATGATAAAAGGGGAATTGATAGGGTTCTTAACAGTAAAAAAGAAAAAAATAGGATTAGAGCAAAATGTCTTTCAACAGGAAAGCGATCTGTTCTTTCTAAAGCTCATATGCGAGAAGGCTTCATCACAGATAGAAAACAGAATTTTATATGAGAGCCTTTTTGATAATATATTCAAGACTCATATGTCCCTTATAACTGCCATAAACAAAAGAGATTCATATACAGAAAATCATTGCAAGAGAGTGACTGAGATGAGCCTTGCCCTTGCGGACAGGATAGGCTTAATTAATGTGGAAAAGGATGCACTGAGGGTTGTTGCCCCTATCCATGACCTTGGTAAGATAGGGGTGCCTGATACTATACTCCTCAAACCTGCAAAACTTACAGATGAAGAGTATGCCATAATGAAGAATCACTCTAATCTTGGTCAGGAAATCTTAAGCCAATTCGAGATATTATCAAGGGAGTCTATCATAATTAGAAATCACCACGAAAGATTTGATGGAAAAGGTTACCCTGATAAGTTATCTGGTGAAAATATCCCTGTATGCGCTCGAATATTATCTGTATGCGATACCTTTGATGCCATGACAACAAATAGGCCCTATCGCAGGGCAGCAAGTATAAAAGAGGCATTGCAAGAGATAGAGAGATGTTCTGGGAGCCAGTTTGATCCTGCTATTGCTGAAGAATTTATAAAGATGATATTAAACGGCGATTATGGAAAAAAATGACAATAGAGAATACTACCGCATAGAGGATAGAATTTCCATAAAATTTAGAAAAATAAGTGAAGAGGAATTTAATCTCATTGAACATAGCATAAGATATGCACCTGCAAATAGCTTCATAAGTCAAGATGAAATACCTATTATTAAAGAATTAGAGGCAGATGAACAGAAAAAAAAAGACCCCCTTTTTACCTATATAAAAATTATAGAAAGGAAACTTGATACAATCCTTGAGTATTTAAGCGAGAACATAGACAGCTCAAAACAATATATTACCAGATATCTTAAAGTGAATATAAGTGGCTCAGGCATAAGGTTTATTACTGATGTTGACATTAATGAGGGTGATTATGTGGAGTTGATTATTATCCTGCCGATCTTCCCCCACTCAAGGATCTCAATATTATGCAAAGTCTTAAGAAGCATTAAATACGAACAAGATAATAGGACCCTAAATGATATTGCCCTGCAATACATTACTATAAATGAAAACAACAGGGATATGCTGATAAAGTATATTTTTATGAAGGAAAGGGAGATGCTCCGCAATAAGAGAGAATCTGCCGGATAATGTCTTATGGATATTACAACTATTCTTGGTCTTGCAATAGGTATAGGTGCAGTCCTGATAGCCTTTATAATGGAAGGTGGGCACCTTTCTTCACTGATACAGGCGCCTGCCATGATATTGGTCATATTCGGGACAATAGGGGCTACCATCATAACTACCCCCTTTGTTCAGCTAAAGGCGCTTCCTAAGCTTTTAAATATTGTCTTGGTGGAAAAAAAACTTGATTTTCACAGGCTTATTGACTTAATATGCGACCTTGCTGTTAAATCAAGAAAAAACGGTCTGCTGAGCCTGGAGAATGAATTACCAAAGATTAAGGATAGCTTTCTCAAAAAGGCAATCCAGCTTGCCATAGACGGTTTTGAAACGAATAAAATCAGGGAAATCTTGGAGATAGAGATGTCATACATAGAGGAAAGACACAGGGTAGGTGCCATGTTCTTTCAGAAACTCGGCGGCTTCTCTCCTACTCTGGGCATAATAGGCACTGTCCTTGGTCTTATTCATGCCTTAGGCAGCATGGAAAACAGCGCAAACATGGCGTCATCCATTGCCACTGCCTTTATTGCCACACTTTGGGGTGTAGCATTGGCTAATCTCATATATCTACCTATATCTGATAAACTAAAGGCAAAACACCAGGATGAGGCATTATACCTTGATATTATAACAGAAGGTATCATTTCCCTTACAATGGGTGACAATCCCCGTATCATAAGGATAAAACTTATGTCCTTCTTGCTACCAAAAAAATCAAGAGGCGAGTTAGAATAATATGAGAAGATCAAAAAATAATCACCAAGACCATGAAAACCTCGAGAGATGGCTTCTTACTTATGCAGATCTCATAACCCTCCTCCTCGCCTTTTTTATTATGATGTATACATTCTCTAAACAGGATGCCCAAAAATATGAAGAAGTATCAGCTTACCTGAAGGCTATCTTTTCAGGCGGAGCAGGCATAAAACAGAAAGGTGCCCTTACAGGAACACAGAATGTAGAACTTTTAACAGGAAAGGCTTTGTTAGAGGCTTTAAAGGAGAAGATAAATAATGAACTCGAGGCAATAGCAGGAGAAAGCGAACTTAAAAACAGTATAAACATCTTCACGGATGAAAGGGGTGTTGTAATAAGAATCATGGATAGGGCATTTTTTGATGAAGGAAAGGCTGACCTAAAAAAAGGTGCAAGAGATGCCCTTGACAAAATATCTTATGTTATAAAAGGTATAAAAAACCACATCAGAATAGAAGGTCATACCGACAATACACCCATAAGCAAGGGAGAGTTCAAATCAAACTGGGAGCTATCCGTAAGAAGGGCAACAGAGGTTGTAAGATATCTTATTGAAAAAGGGCCTATTTTACCAGAGAGGATCTCTGCAGCCGGTTATGCTGAATTCAGGCCTTTAGTGAATAATGATACACCGGAAAATAAGGCATTGAATAGAAGGGTAGAGATTATAATAGAAAAGACGGCCATGTAGAATACTTTTTATTTAAAAGTCTTATTTATTGCCTCTATGAGCCTTTTGTCGTTGTATGGCTTATCGAGAAATCCATTTACATGGTATTCTTTTAAAGCCTTTTTCTGTTTATCATTCATAAAACCGCTTGATATGATTATCTTTACATCTTTGTCTATATCCCTTATTTCCTTTAAAACCTCATCGCCCTTTTTTCCAGGCATTATCATGTCAAGGATTATCAAATCTATTTTTTCCTTAATATTTCTATAAATATCAACTGCCTCATAACCATCCTTTGCCTCAATAACATGTGCACCGTATGTTTTAAGTATACCTCTAAGGAAATCCCTGATGAATTCTTCATCATCAACAATGAGTATATTTAAACCTGGTTTAAGGCTAAATTCTGGCACCTTGTTTTCCCTGGAAATCCCTTCACGTGTCTTAATTGAATCAATGATGGGAAGATGGACAATAACACGTGTCCCTTCATTAGGACTACTTTCTATCTCAATAAAACCTTTATGGTTATCCACTATTCTCTTCGC
Protein-coding regions in this window:
- a CDS encoding flagellar motor protein MotB, yielding MRRSKNNHQDHENLERWLLTYADLITLLLAFFIMMYTFSKQDAQKYEEVSAYLKAIFSGGAGIKQKGALTGTQNVELLTGKALLEALKEKINNELEAIAGESELKNSINIFTDERGVVIRIMDRAFFDEGKADLKKGARDALDKISYVIKGIKNHIRIEGHTDNTPISKGEFKSNWELSVRRATEVVRYLIEKGPILPERISAAGYAEFRPLVNNDTPENKALNRRVEIIIEKTAM
- a CDS encoding flagellar motor protein encodes the protein MDITTILGLAIGIGAVLIAFIMEGGHLSSLIQAPAMILVIFGTIGATIITTPFVQLKALPKLLNIVLVEKKLDFHRLIDLICDLAVKSRKNGLLSLENELPKIKDSFLKKAIQLAIDGFETNKIREILEIEMSYIEERHRVGAMFFQKLGGFSPTLGIIGTVLGLIHALGSMENSANMASSIATAFIATLWGVALANLIYLPISDKLKAKHQDEALYLDIITEGIISLTMGDNPRIIRIKLMSFLLPKKSRGELE
- a CDS encoding response regulator, whose amino-acid sequence is MLEGKHVLVVDDNLDIVVALSDFLELNGCNVISATTGKEAIELVKHEKIEIAILDVKLPDINGVALLDAIKKENPTIAVIMMTGYSTHKDIIDAMRKGASDFLLKPFEYDNLIMVMIRALRERTLLIEKESLFKNLEDKKKIELLNRELQAKIQELTTMYNISNQFNKLNLYDDVYERMVNIAYDVTGASLCRFYIYDDNNKETILFKEKRDMEEDSGDDKILFTTDLAWVYNNPKRCLVKDDALLIPVMIKGELIGFLTVKKKKIGLEQNVFQQESDLFFLKLICEKASSQIENRILYESLFDNIFKTHMSLITAINKRDSYTENHCKRVTEMSLALADRIGLINVEKDALRVVAPIHDLGKIGVPDTILLKPAKLTDEEYAIMKNHSNLGQEILSQFEILSRESIIIRNHHERFDGKGYPDKLSGENIPVCARILSVCDTFDAMTTNRPYRRAASIKEALQEIERCSGSQFDPAIAEEFIKMILNGDYGKK
- a CDS encoding PilZ domain-containing protein: MEKNDNREYYRIEDRISIKFRKISEEEFNLIEHSIRYAPANSFISQDEIPIIKELEADEQKKKDPLFTYIKIIERKLDTILEYLSENIDSSKQYITRYLKVNISGSGIRFITDVDINEGDYVELIIILPIFPHSRISILCKVLRSIKYEQDNRTLNDIALQYITINENNRDMLIKYIFMKEREMLRNKRESAG